One window of Uloborus diversus isolate 005 chromosome 3, Udiv.v.3.1, whole genome shotgun sequence genomic DNA carries:
- the LOC129219051 gene encoding uncharacterized protein LOC129219051 — protein MAGSNWFNYFMKRHPNLSVRTPKATNLAKASRFNRINVRKFFELLKIVFNRFKLTAHDVWNMNETGVTTVQKPDRVVARRGFKQIGRVISAKRGSLGTVATCVSAGGCSIPPFFIFPRVNYKPQFVTSAPCGSNGDDNKSG, from the coding sequence ATGGCAGGATCAAATTGGTTTAATTACTTCATGAAGCGGCATCCAAACTTATCTGTTCGTACACCTAAGGCAACCAACCTAGCTAAGGCAAGCAGATTCAATCGAATAAATGTGAGGAAATTCTTTGAGcttcttaaaatagtttttaacagaTTTAAGTTAACAGCTCATGATGTGTGGAATATGAACGAAACGGGAGTGACGACCGTTCAGAAACCGGATCGAGTGGTAGCACGAAGAGGTTTTAAACAAATCGGAAGGGTCATCTCAGCTAAAAGAGGATCACTTGGAACTGTAGCAACATGTGTATCAGCGGGAGGTTGCAGTATTCCCCCTTTCTTCATATTTCCTCGGGTCAACTATAAGCCTCAATTTGTGACATCTGCTCCATGTGGCTCTAATGGTGATGACAACAAGTCAGGATAA